Proteins from a single region of Sandaracinaceae bacterium:
- a CDS encoding type II secretion system protein produces MRQRPNGWTVVEVSLVISVIATAAAMFLPAFFARLELSKFNEVDRELAQLARAVRAYYEESHSVRGSSRTRCLPASAGPTPAEVGEFPTEVDFADDATPGAATWRALGFQPPLPGRFRYTVQSSVARCGVRPPARELMVRVVAEADLDGDGSLSRFTREFLMGADGSLTEAPLLRVVNRTE; encoded by the coding sequence GTGCGTCAACGGCCCAACGGATGGACGGTGGTAGAGGTCAGCCTCGTGATCAGCGTCATCGCCACGGCGGCGGCGATGTTCCTGCCCGCGTTCTTCGCGCGCCTCGAGCTCAGCAAGTTCAACGAGGTCGATAGGGAACTGGCGCAGCTGGCTCGCGCAGTACGGGCCTACTACGAAGAGTCGCACTCCGTTCGCGGCAGCTCCCGGACACGCTGCTTGCCCGCGAGCGCGGGCCCAACCCCAGCCGAGGTCGGCGAGTTTCCCACCGAAGTGGACTTCGCCGATGACGCGACGCCCGGCGCTGCAACCTGGCGCGCCCTCGGGTTTCAGCCTCCCTTGCCGGGGCGGTTCCGCTACACCGTGCAGTCCTCGGTCGCGCGCTGCGGCGTACGCCCGCCAGCACGTGAGCTGATGGTGCGCGTCGTCGCCGAGGCGGACCTCGATGGCGACGGGAGCCTGTCGCGATTCACGCGAGAGTTCCTGATGGGGGCGGATGGGTCGCTCACGGAAGCGCCGTTGCTGCGCGTGGTGAATCGGACGGAGTGA
- a CDS encoding prepilin-type N-terminal cleavage/methylation domain-containing protein has protein sequence MTSMTRLLKKKNGGFTLIELMIVVVIIGILAATAIPAFIRFVKRSKTGETGIQIKALYTGASAYYANEITTQGYTVNVTMMSQCVVVDANTGIAPDANKHQYTGSDASFAALDWGANDLMYYRYEIDDSPAAGAATQCNLRAATGTVLAVQTFLAIGNLDGDAVSSRFEMACGVHTDTGYGHAPIFYVQGTELE, from the coding sequence ATGACCAGCATGACCAGACTGTTGAAGAAGAAGAACGGGGGCTTCACCCTCATCGAGCTGATGATCGTCGTGGTCATCATCGGTATCCTCGCCGCCACCGCCATCCCGGCGTTCATCCGCTTCGTGAAGCGCTCGAAGACCGGTGAGACCGGTATCCAGATCAAGGCGCTCTACACCGGTGCGTCGGCCTACTACGCCAACGAGATCACGACGCAGGGATACACCGTCAACGTCACCATGATGAGCCAGTGTGTCGTCGTCGACGCCAACACCGGCATCGCGCCGGACGCCAACAAGCACCAGTACACCGGTTCGGACGCGTCGTTCGCGGCGCTCGACTGGGGCGCCAACGACCTGATGTACTACCGCTACGAGATCGACGACAGCCCCGCGGCGGGTGCGGCCACGCAGTGCAACCTGCGCGCTGCCACCGGCACCGTCCTGGCTGTTCAGACCTTCTTGGCCATTGGTAACCTCGACGGCGACGCCGTGTCCTCCCGCTTCGAGATGGCTTGCGGTGTCCACACCGACACCGGGTACGGCCACGCGCCGATCTTCTACGTGCAGGGCACCGAGCTCGAGTAG
- the nusB gene encoding transcription antitermination factor NusB has translation MGQRRDGRQAALQVLYQMDTVGYSAEAALKLYWGSLVSADEASDGLTGDEELPEPLDEETRAFADKLVRGYGERQEEIDATIRAVSHHWRLERMTRVDRNILRLATCELMLMPDVPRRVTLNEAIELAKLFGSEGSAGFVNGVLDRIASELHKE, from the coding sequence GTGGGACAACGACGAGACGGCAGGCAGGCGGCGCTCCAGGTGCTCTATCAGATGGACACCGTGGGCTACTCCGCCGAGGCCGCGCTGAAGCTGTACTGGGGCTCGCTCGTGAGCGCGGATGAAGCCTCGGACGGCCTCACGGGCGACGAAGAGCTGCCCGAGCCGCTGGACGAGGAGACACGCGCCTTCGCCGACAAGCTGGTGCGCGGCTATGGCGAGCGGCAGGAAGAGATCGACGCGACCATCCGCGCCGTCAGCCACCACTGGCGCCTCGAGCGCATGACGCGCGTGGACCGCAACATCCTGCGGCTGGCCACGTGCGAGCTCATGCTCATGCCGGACGTGCCGCGCCGCGTGACGCTGAACGAGGCCATCGAGCTGGCCAAGCTCTTCGGCAGCGAGGGCAGCGCGGGCTTCGTGAACGGCGTGCTCGACCGCATCGCGTCCGAGCTCCACAAGGAGTGA
- the ribE gene encoding 6,7-dimethyl-8-ribityllumazine synthase, translating into MSVKTYEGDLRAPEGARFAIVACRFNHLVVDRLLEGALDALKRAGGVSDDRIVLAWVPGAFELPLTVKRLAASGQFAAVIALGAVIRGSTPHFDFVAGQAASGASAAMLATGVPVAFGVITTEDIEQAVERAGTKAGNKGFEAAMTALEMASLGTALTRDGL; encoded by the coding sequence ATGAGCGTCAAGACCTACGAGGGAGACCTCCGCGCACCCGAGGGCGCTCGCTTCGCGATCGTCGCCTGCCGCTTCAACCACCTGGTGGTGGACCGTCTGCTCGAGGGCGCGCTGGACGCGCTCAAGCGCGCAGGCGGAGTCAGTGACGACCGCATCGTGCTGGCGTGGGTGCCAGGCGCGTTCGAGCTGCCTCTCACGGTCAAGCGCCTCGCGGCCAGCGGCCAGTTCGCGGCGGTCATCGCCCTTGGCGCCGTCATCCGCGGCTCCACGCCGCACTTCGACTTCGTGGCCGGTCAGGCCGCTTCGGGCGCCAGCGCCGCCATGCTGGCCACCGGCGTGCCGGTCGCGTTCGGCGTCATCACCACCGAAGACATCGAGCAGGCCGTCGAGCGCGCCGGCACCAAGGCGGGCAACAAGGGCTTCGAGGCCGCCATGACGGCGCTCGAGATGGCCAGCTTGGGCACGGCCCTCACGCGCGACGGACTCTAG
- a CDS encoding leucyl aminopeptidase, translating to MEIAFVAPDLRRLDKLRNEALAAALFEGEWPLRGALGLLDWRLAGRISRLIQSGVASGVRGESILIPGESKVAFDKLFLRGGGRASEFDGAAFDEALEAMLTTLTRAGVRSATLVLPGRALGLISPADAMERFLAIIEAHPEHDEITLVEEADAQREMEPVLLRARRAASVYEV from the coding sequence GTGGAGATCGCCTTCGTCGCGCCCGACCTGCGTCGCCTCGACAAGCTGCGCAACGAAGCGCTGGCCGCGGCGCTGTTCGAGGGCGAGTGGCCGCTGCGCGGCGCGCTCGGGCTGCTGGACTGGCGTCTGGCAGGGCGCATCTCACGCTTGATCCAGTCGGGTGTCGCCAGCGGTGTGCGCGGGGAGTCGATCTTGATCCCCGGGGAGTCCAAAGTGGCCTTCGACAAGCTGTTTCTGCGCGGTGGCGGGCGCGCCAGCGAGTTCGATGGGGCCGCATTCGACGAGGCGCTCGAGGCCATGCTGACGACCCTCACGCGGGCTGGGGTGCGCAGCGCCACGCTGGTGCTGCCGGGGCGCGCGCTCGGGCTCATCTCGCCGGCCGACGCGATGGAGCGCTTCCTCGCCATCATCGAGGCGCACCCGGAGCACGACGAGATCACGCTGGTGGAAGAAGCCGACGCCCAGCGCGAGATGGAGCCCGTACTGTTGCGAGCGCGCCGCGCCGCGAGCGTCTACGAGGTCTGA
- the ribB gene encoding 3,4-dihydroxy-2-butanone-4-phosphate synthase, with protein MTTMQDSIERVMRALDEIRAGKMVILVDDEDRENEGDLVMAADLCTPDAINFMAKHARGLICLPMTAERVDELELPMMVSQNRASRETAFTISIEARHGVTTGISAADRCHTVLTAVASDARASDIVSPGHIFPLRARPGGVLQRTGHTEGAVDLARLAGRAPAGVICEIMKDDGTMARYPDLVEFATEHGLQILSIADMIAYRLTRERMVRPVRKADIAMPSGKTWVAHTYEVTLGEGRQFLAMSYGSITAEPTLVRVHTGSVLGDVFQVRMGDRVHMIDAMECIEREGAGVILFIPGRPDPVTDIAFYLGEPLEPTRTDPGVVLREYGLGAQVLSDLGLSKIRILTNRPRRLPSLEGYHLEVVEQLLVQPGKAGEGARAVHASAE; from the coding sequence ATGACGACGATGCAAGACAGCATTGAGCGCGTGATGCGCGCCCTCGACGAGATCCGCGCCGGGAAGATGGTCATCCTGGTGGACGACGAGGACCGCGAGAACGAGGGCGACCTCGTGATGGCGGCGGACCTGTGCACGCCCGACGCCATCAACTTCATGGCCAAGCACGCGCGCGGCCTGATCTGCCTGCCCATGACGGCGGAGCGCGTGGACGAGCTCGAGCTGCCCATGATGGTCAGCCAGAACCGTGCGTCTCGCGAGACGGCGTTCACCATCAGCATCGAGGCGCGTCACGGCGTGACCACTGGCATCAGCGCGGCCGACCGCTGCCACACGGTGCTCACCGCGGTGGCGTCAGACGCGCGGGCCTCGGACATCGTCAGCCCCGGTCACATCTTCCCGCTGCGTGCGCGGCCGGGTGGTGTGCTGCAGCGCACCGGCCACACCGAGGGCGCCGTGGACCTGGCGCGCCTCGCGGGGCGAGCGCCGGCCGGCGTGATCTGCGAGATCATGAAGGACGACGGGACCATGGCCCGCTACCCGGACCTGGTGGAGTTCGCCACCGAGCACGGGCTGCAGATCCTGAGCATCGCGGACATGATCGCGTACCGTCTGACGCGCGAGCGCATGGTGCGCCCCGTGCGCAAGGCCGACATCGCCATGCCGTCCGGGAAGACCTGGGTGGCCCACACCTACGAGGTGACCCTGGGCGAGGGGCGGCAGTTCCTGGCCATGAGCTACGGCTCCATCACGGCCGAGCCCACGCTGGTGCGCGTGCACACGGGCAGCGTGCTGGGCGACGTGTTCCAGGTGCGCATGGGCGACCGCGTGCACATGATCGACGCCATGGAGTGCATCGAGCGCGAGGGGGCCGGCGTCATCCTGTTCATCCCGGGGCGTCCGGATCCCGTCACCGACATCGCCTTCTACCTGGGCGAGCCGCTCGAGCCCACCCGCACGGACCCCGGCGTGGTGCTGCGCGAGTACGGCCTCGGCGCGCAGGTGTTGAGCGACCTGGGTCTCTCGAAGATTCGCATCCTGACCAACCGCCCGCGGCGTCTGCCCAGCCTCGAGGGCTACCACCTGGAAGTGGTGGAGCAGCTCTTGGTGCAGCCCGGCAAGGCGGGCGAGGGCGCCCGCGCGGTGCACGCCAGCGCCGAGTAA
- the ribD gene encoding bifunctional diaminohydroxyphosphoribosylaminopyrimidine deaminase/5-amino-6-(5-phosphoribosylamino)uracil reductase RibD, whose translation MRATERDDQRYMRRAIQLARMGDTSPNPRVGAVVVRNGVVVGEGYHERVGSPHGEANALRNAGKLARGATLYVTLEPCNHHGRTPPCTEAVIASGVKRVVVASVDRHPHVPGSATRLRAAGIDVEIGVCGQEADELVRSFWKHLTTGLPYVCLKAAVTLDGRMATRTGDSRWITSLASRRQAHRLRADSDAVLVGSSTVITDDPMLDVRHVRGRNPLRVVLDTKLRTPPSAALLRPGGAETLIVHAPGVPKARAQALVAAGATLLEVPRGPGGVDLHATLRALGSRHVVRLLVEGGGKVHGALLDAGLADHASVFVAPVVVGDAQAPAFASGRGSDTMAGSHRIEAPRVRRRGPDVWMDGPLVKDRSED comes from the coding sequence ATGCGCGCGACGGAGCGAGACGACCAACGCTACATGCGCCGGGCCATCCAGCTGGCGCGGATGGGTGACACCAGCCCCAACCCGCGCGTTGGCGCGGTGGTCGTCCGCAACGGGGTCGTGGTGGGCGAGGGGTATCACGAACGCGTCGGTAGTCCGCACGGCGAGGCCAACGCGCTGCGGAACGCGGGGAAGCTGGCCCGCGGCGCCACGCTCTACGTGACCCTCGAGCCCTGCAACCACCATGGGCGCACGCCTCCCTGCACGGAGGCGGTGATCGCGTCGGGGGTGAAACGAGTGGTGGTGGCCAGCGTGGATCGGCACCCGCACGTGCCGGGCTCGGCAACCCGGCTGCGCGCGGCGGGCATCGACGTGGAGATTGGTGTCTGTGGTCAGGAAGCCGACGAGCTGGTGCGCAGCTTCTGGAAGCACCTCACCACCGGCCTGCCGTACGTGTGCCTCAAGGCCGCGGTGACGCTGGATGGGCGCATGGCCACGCGCACGGGCGACAGCCGCTGGATCACCTCGCTCGCCAGCCGCCGTCAGGCGCACCGCCTGCGCGCGGACAGCGACGCCGTCCTGGTGGGCTCGTCCACGGTCATCACGGATGATCCCATGCTGGACGTGCGGCACGTGCGCGGGCGCAACCCGCTGCGCGTGGTGCTGGACACCAAGCTGCGCACCCCGCCCAGCGCGGCGCTGCTGCGCCCGGGTGGGGCCGAGACGCTCATCGTGCACGCCCCCGGGGTGCCGAAGGCCCGCGCGCAGGCGCTCGTGGCGGCGGGCGCAACGCTGCTCGAGGTGCCGCGCGGGCCAGGCGGCGTGGACCTGCACGCCACGCTGCGCGCGCTCGGATCACGCCACGTGGTGCGCCTGCTGGTGGAGGGCGGCGGCAAGGTGCACGGGGCGCTGCTGGACGCGGGCCTCGCGGATCACGCCTCCGTGTTCGTGGCTCCCGTGGTGGTGGGGGACGCGCAGGCGCCTGCGTTTGCGTCCGGCAGAGGGAGCGATACGATGGCCGGCTCTCATCGCATCGAGGCCCCTCGTGTGCGGCGGCGCGGCCCAGATGTTTGGATGGATGGACCGTTGGTGAAGGACCGATCGGAAGACTAA
- a CDS encoding prepilin-type N-terminal cleavage/methylation domain-containing protein, which produces MKRRDVSSVQGFTLVELMIVVVIVGVLAATAIPSFQRQVYRARSAEAPAMIHHIRMQEEAYLSEYGQYTGPTTFGTLYPTQDPEDGAVAWNNPTAPAELRALGLTPDSLVRFRYRVISGYGAAPATQYPNGWNDWWYVVQAHGDMDMDGTTYFVEALAQRATLYVSAPAGFE; this is translated from the coding sequence ATGAAGCGCCGCGATGTCTCAAGTGTTCAGGGGTTCACCCTCGTCGAGCTGATGATCGTCGTGGTCATCGTGGGTGTCCTGGCGGCAACCGCCATTCCCTCGTTCCAGCGGCAGGTCTACCGCGCACGGTCGGCCGAGGCGCCGGCCATGATCCACCACATCCGCATGCAGGAGGAGGCCTACCTGTCCGAGTACGGCCAATACACCGGGCCGACCACGTTCGGCACGCTTTACCCCACGCAAGACCCCGAGGACGGCGCCGTAGCTTGGAACAACCCGACCGCACCCGCGGAGCTCCGCGCGTTGGGGCTAACGCCAGACAGCTTGGTCCGCTTTCGCTATCGCGTGATCTCGGGCTATGGGGCAGCGCCGGCAACGCAGTATCCCAATGGGTGGAACGACTGGTGGTATGTGGTCCAGGCCCACGGCGACATGGATATGGATGGGACCACGTACTTCGTGGAAGCCCTGGCTCAGCGCGCGACGCTCTACGTGAGCGCCCCCGCTGGCTTCGAGTGA
- a CDS encoding serine/threonine protein kinase, with amino-acid sequence MKQPIPFGNYLLLERVNIGGMAEVFKAKAFGVEGFERLVAVKRILPSIAEDQEFITMFIDEAKIAVQLSHANICQIFDLGKVGDSFFIAMEFCAGKDVRAIFDRGRKLKETVPIPMACYTIMKVCEGLDYAHNKKDAASRDLHLVHRDVSPQNLLVTWDGEIKIVDFGIAKAANKAGKTQAGILKGKFGYMSPEQVRGLPIDRRSDVFAVGICLYELLTGERLFYGDSDFNTLEMVRNVEIVPATTYNKSIPQELERILLKALAKDVDDRYQTAMDLHDDLQSFMYTSGNFFARKDLSAYMRQTFAEEVAKEAARDEQYRKIKAPAASPPAKGAPKAPPTLPATSGAKATSQGQGPATMSNVPPPPPGGGSPKKPVNQPSQTIQGVGGAPSLRGGSLPPPIPGVRASAPTPPPPATPAPAMDMDWDDDGEATQIYDKFDEIEGLSATPLGGAPASTTLSGGLSAPIVSAGPMGNPSPFDDLPAGSPAATPATSKVADPAPAKAAEKAATPASGEKKSMGPMVIGLVAVLLGLAAAAWFLLAKDPGTIRLATDPPESEVYMDSVRVAGSSSPFIITNVTPGVPHIIEVRAEGFRSWSAPITVQSGQELSMDAVALRPEGAAGTTRVAAGTGGFTLNTTPPGATVYVDGTRVPGTTPVTAADLSAGAHQVRVEMEGHGTWQDEIVIAAGQTVAVPSVTLSPADVLVRFASTPPGASVLLVGPSRERRLGVTPTEVDVDMQHGPYTVRMTLDGYAEWSEPLQVTGTAREFDVNATLQRAGRVGPGTTTAGTPPTGTMTADATDMADTTTVAAMDEPAETPMTAGGTGPGTLRINTRPWSQVYVDGRLIGNTPQMNISLPAGSHRVTLVNPDFNIRQSVSVTIEAGQVTTRVLTLDRPE; translated from the coding sequence GTGAAGCAGCCCATCCCCTTCGGCAATTATCTCTTGCTGGAGCGAGTCAACATCGGCGGAATGGCCGAAGTCTTCAAAGCGAAGGCCTTCGGCGTGGAGGGTTTCGAGCGCCTCGTCGCCGTGAAGCGAATCCTGCCGAGCATCGCGGAGGACCAAGAGTTCATCACGATGTTCATCGACGAGGCGAAGATCGCGGTGCAGCTGTCGCACGCGAACATCTGCCAGATCTTCGACCTCGGAAAGGTGGGCGACAGCTTCTTCATCGCCATGGAGTTCTGCGCGGGCAAGGACGTGCGCGCCATCTTCGACCGTGGGCGCAAGCTCAAGGAGACCGTGCCCATCCCCATGGCCTGCTACACCATCATGAAGGTGTGTGAGGGCCTGGACTACGCGCACAACAAGAAGGACGCCGCCAGCCGGGATCTGCACTTGGTGCACCGCGACGTGAGCCCGCAGAACCTGCTCGTCACGTGGGACGGCGAGATCAAGATCGTGGACTTCGGCATCGCCAAGGCCGCCAACAAAGCGGGAAAGACGCAGGCCGGAATCCTCAAGGGGAAATTCGGTTACATGTCCCCGGAGCAGGTGCGCGGTCTGCCCATTGACCGGCGCTCCGATGTCTTCGCCGTGGGTATCTGCCTCTACGAGCTGCTCACCGGCGAGCGCCTGTTCTACGGCGACAGCGACTTCAACACGCTCGAGATGGTCCGCAACGTCGAGATCGTCCCCGCCACCACCTACAACAAGAGCATCCCGCAGGAGCTCGAGCGCATCCTCTTGAAGGCACTCGCGAAGGACGTCGACGACCGCTACCAGACGGCGATGGACCTCCATGACGACCTCCAGTCGTTCATGTACACGAGCGGCAACTTCTTCGCCCGCAAGGACCTCAGCGCCTACATGCGCCAGACGTTTGCCGAGGAAGTGGCCAAAGAGGCCGCCCGCGACGAACAATACCGAAAGATCAAAGCGCCAGCGGCGTCGCCCCCAGCAAAGGGCGCACCCAAGGCGCCTCCCACGTTGCCGGCTACATCCGGCGCCAAAGCCACGAGCCAGGGTCAGGGTCCAGCCACTATGTCGAACGTACCACCACCACCACCCGGAGGCGGCTCTCCGAAGAAGCCCGTCAATCAGCCCAGCCAGACCATTCAAGGAGTGGGTGGGGCGCCTTCGCTGCGTGGCGGGAGCTTGCCTCCGCCCATTCCGGGCGTGCGGGCCAGCGCGCCCACGCCGCCCCCGCCGGCCACGCCGGCGCCTGCCATGGACATGGACTGGGACGACGACGGCGAGGCCACCCAGATCTACGACAAGTTCGACGAGATCGAGGGCCTGTCCGCCACGCCCCTCGGTGGCGCTCCCGCTTCGACCACGCTGTCGGGTGGCCTCTCGGCGCCCATCGTCTCGGCTGGGCCCATGGGAAATCCGTCGCCCTTCGATGACCTGCCCGCAGGGAGCCCTGCGGCCACCCCGGCCACCAGCAAGGTCGCCGACCCTGCGCCTGCGAAGGCCGCCGAAAAAGCGGCCACGCCAGCGAGTGGCGAGAAGAAGAGCATGGGGCCCATGGTCATCGGGTTGGTCGCCGTGCTGCTGGGCCTCGCCGCCGCCGCATGGTTCCTCCTGGCCAAGGACCCCGGCACCATCCGCCTCGCCACCGACCCGCCGGAGAGCGAGGTCTACATGGACAGCGTCCGTGTCGCTGGCTCGAGCAGCCCCTTCATCATCACCAACGTGACGCCCGGCGTGCCGCACATCATCGAGGTGCGCGCCGAGGGCTTCCGCTCGTGGTCTGCCCCCATCACCGTGCAGTCGGGTCAGGAGCTGTCCATGGACGCCGTGGCGCTCCGCCCCGAAGGCGCCGCAGGTACCACGCGCGTGGCAGCCGGCACCGGCGGGTTCACGCTCAACACCACTCCGCCCGGCGCCACGGTCTACGTGGACGGAACCCGGGTCCCGGGCACCACGCCGGTCACCGCCGCAGACCTGAGCGCGGGTGCCCACCAGGTGCGCGTGGAGATGGAAGGCCACGGCACGTGGCAGGACGAGATCGTCATTGCGGCGGGGCAGACCGTCGCCGTCCCGTCGGTGACGCTGAGCCCGGCCGATGTGCTGGTGCGCTTCGCCAGTACGCCCCCCGGCGCCAGCGTGCTGCTGGTGGGCCCGAGCCGCGAGCGTCGCCTGGGCGTGACGCCCACCGAGGTGGACGTGGACATGCAGCACGGCCCCTACACGGTGCGCATGACGCTGGACGGCTATGCCGAGTGGAGCGAGCCACTTCAGGTCACCGGCACCGCGCGCGAGTTCGACGTCAACGCGACGCTGCAGCGCGCCGGCCGCGTCGGGCCGGGGACCACCACGGCGGGCACCCCGCCCACGGGGACCATGACCGCAGACGCCACCGACATGGCCGACACCACCACTGTGGCCGCCATGGACGAGCCGGCGGAGACGCCGATGACCGCGGGCGGCACGGGCCCGGGCACGCTGCGCATCAACACGCGCCCCTGGTCGCAGGTCTACGTGGACGGCCGCCTCATCGGCAACACCCCGCAGATGAACATCTCGCTGCCCGCGGGCTCGCACCGCGTCACGCTGGTGAACCCCGACTTCAACATCCGGCAGAGCGTCTCGGTCACCATCGAGGCGGGTCAGGTCACGACGCGGGTGCTCACGCTCGACCGGCCCGAGTAG
- a CDS encoding sigma-54-dependent Fis family transcriptional regulator, protein MARVLIVDDEPSVREMLGVLLHRAGYTCQSSSGARAARERIATEAPYDAVVTDLTMPDGSGMDVLAAARERDPHTQVIMITAYATTEQAVDAMRKGAYDYIQKPFRNAELLATLEKALEKRALVDENRALRAEREGDADGIIGSSDAMQRVRRLVERVADAPSSVLITGESGTGKEVVARALHFTGQRGKAPFVVVNCGALPEALMESELFGHEKGAFTGAAGRKKGLFQEADTGTLFLDEIGELPLALQVKLLRVLQERKVRPVGSGSEVPVEVRIVAATNRDLDEEVRRGGFREDLYYRLNVIRIELPPLRDRPDDIPPLARHLLRKHALLQRRDLRLSADALRWLAAQPFPGNVRQLENVIERAVTLSEGPEITPADFVPQRGSGPQPAAGVLPDEGLDLERHLAELELGLLRQALERTGGNRTKAAALLGMSFRQFRYRLAKHDPASAADDASEEPRDE, encoded by the coding sequence ATGGCCCGCGTCCTGATCGTCGACGATGAGCCCAGCGTCCGCGAGATGCTGGGGGTGCTGCTGCACCGGGCGGGCTACACCTGCCAGTCGTCGTCGGGGGCGCGCGCGGCGCGGGAGCGCATTGCCACCGAGGCCCCGTACGACGCCGTGGTCACGGATCTCACGATGCCCGACGGCAGCGGCATGGACGTGCTGGCCGCGGCGCGCGAGCGGGACCCGCACACGCAGGTGATCATGATCACCGCGTATGCCACCACCGAGCAGGCCGTGGACGCCATGCGTAAGGGCGCCTACGACTACATTCAGAAGCCGTTCCGCAACGCCGAGCTGCTGGCCACCCTCGAGAAGGCGCTCGAGAAGCGCGCCCTGGTGGACGAGAACCGCGCGCTGCGGGCCGAGCGCGAGGGCGACGCGGACGGCATCATCGGCAGCAGCGACGCCATGCAGCGCGTGCGCAGGCTGGTGGAGCGCGTGGCCGATGCCCCCAGCAGCGTGCTGATCACGGGCGAGAGCGGCACCGGCAAAGAGGTGGTGGCCCGCGCGCTCCACTTCACAGGCCAGCGCGGCAAGGCGCCCTTCGTGGTGGTGAACTGCGGCGCGCTGCCCGAGGCGCTCATGGAGAGCGAGCTGTTCGGCCACGAAAAGGGGGCCTTCACGGGCGCGGCCGGGCGCAAGAAGGGCCTGTTCCAAGAGGCCGACACGGGCACGCTGTTCCTGGACGAGATCGGCGAGCTGCCCCTGGCGCTGCAGGTGAAGCTCTTGCGCGTGCTCCAGGAGCGCAAGGTGCGCCCGGTGGGGAGCGGAAGCGAAGTGCCCGTGGAGGTGCGCATCGTGGCCGCCACCAACCGCGATCTGGACGAAGAGGTGCGGCGTGGCGGCTTCCGCGAAGACCTCTACTACCGGCTCAACGTCATTCGCATCGAGCTGCCGCCCCTGCGTGACCGGCCTGACGACATCCCCCCGCTGGCCCGGCACCTGCTGCGCAAGCACGCCCTGCTCCAGCGGCGTGACCTGCGTCTGTCGGCGGACGCGCTGCGTTGGCTGGCGGCGCAGCCCTTTCCGGGCAACGTGCGCCAGCTCGAGAACGTCATCGAGCGCGCGGTCACGCTCTCCGAGGGGCCGGAGATTACACCGGCCGACTTCGTGCCGCAGCGTGGGTCTGGGCCGCAGCCGGCTGCCGGGGTGCTGCCCGACGAGGGCCTGGATCTCGAGCGGCACCTGGCGGAGCTGGAGCTGGGGCTGCTGCGCCAGGCGCTCGAGCGCACGGGCGGCAACCGCACCAAGGCCGCGGCCCTGCTGGGCATGAGCTTCCGCCAGTTCCGCTACCGCCTGGCCAAGCACGACCCCGCCAGCGCGGCCGACGACGCGAGCGAAGAGCCGCGCGACGAGTGA
- a CDS encoding HEAT repeat domain-containing protein has protein sequence MERSAIALRPPPRAAAALATCLALALPWVSGNATAQRTRPAPTAALAPLVDAALAGGTDAEVDAAIDALRERADEGATAALVSLTLHRRVGARRRAYLALASLRGPDAREAVSRGLSDADASIRGLCARALGEMGAHEALPRLFLALERGVHDATRSIGALVSEAELPRYDGHLERVPLGAMLEGYARIVRRADLSWELKQGVLHRLFEVSGLEVRGFLVQWHRELPASAPASLRADLERSIRRIPLRPRVRPGQPGQPPQPVQPANAAPGAPAETPEAPPGVP, from the coding sequence GTGGAGCGCTCCGCGATCGCGTTACGGCCGCCTCCACGGGCTGCCGCGGCCCTCGCCACGTGCCTGGCACTCGCGCTCCCATGGGTGTCCGGCAACGCCACCGCACAGCGCACCCGACCGGCCCCCACAGCAGCGCTCGCTCCCCTGGTGGACGCTGCGCTCGCCGGTGGCACGGACGCCGAGGTGGACGCCGCCATCGACGCTCTGCGCGAGCGCGCCGACGAGGGCGCCACGGCGGCGCTGGTCTCGCTCACGCTGCATCGGCGCGTGGGCGCGCGCCGGCGGGCCTACCTGGCGCTCGCCAGCCTGCGAGGCCCGGACGCGCGGGAGGCCGTGTCACGGGGGCTGTCCGACGCGGACGCCAGCATCCGCGGCTTGTGCGCCCGGGCGCTCGGCGAGATGGGGGCCCACGAGGCGCTCCCCCGCTTGTTCCTCGCGCTCGAGCGCGGCGTGCACGACGCCACGCGCTCCATCGGCGCGCTGGTCAGTGAGGCCGAGCTGCCGCGCTACGACGGCCACCTCGAGCGCGTCCCGTTGGGCGCCATGCTGGAGGGCTACGCGCGCATCGTTCGCCGCGCGGACCTCTCGTGGGAGCTGAAGCAAGGCGTGCTGCATCGGCTCTTCGAGGTGTCCGGGCTCGAGGTGCGTGGCTTCCTGGTGCAGTGGCATCGCGAGCTTCCGGCCAGCGCACCGGCTTCGCTGCGCGCCGACCTCGAGCGCAGCATCCGGCGCATCCCTCTGCGCCCGCGCGTGCGCCCGGGGCAGCCAGGGCAGCCACCGCAACCCGTACAGCCTGCGAACGCGGCACCCGGAGCGCCGGCGGAGACGCCCGAAGCCCCACCGGGTGTGCCATGA